CCCGTCGTCCGGTGCTGCCCTGGGTCACGGTCACGCTGCGGTCCCCTGTCGTCGACGCCCGATCGTCGCGATGCGACGCGGACGATGATAGGCCGGGCACGGGGCGGGTAGGAGAGTCCGCATGACGTCGAGGACTACCCTGCGGGCAGGACCATCAATCTCGGGAGGCCCGATGTCCGGTACGGGGGCCCGGCCGCCTGTGGCCGGCACGGTCACCGCGGTGACCGTCCACGGACCGCGCGGGGTGCTCGACCTGACCGTCCCGACCGGCGCCACGCTGAGCGACGTGGCCCGCACCTACGCGGCCGAGGCGGGCCTGCCGGCGCCCCTGCCGTTCGTCACCCGGACCGGCGCGCCCCTGCGGATGACCGACGAGGTCGGCGCCGTGGGGCTGGTCCCCGGCTCGATGCTCGTCGCGGTCGACCCCGCGGCGATCCCGCCGCCGACCCGCCGCCGCACGATGGCGGGCGACTCGGCGCCACCGGTCGTGGTCGGTACGGCGTCCGCCACCTGGCTCTGCGTCGCCGTCGGCGTCGCGGTCGTCGCGGGCCTGTGCACCGCGCTGCTGCCCGAGGACGACCGCTGGCCGGCGGTGGCCGTGCTGCTGGCGACCGCCCTCGTCGGCTGCCTGCCGTTCGGCGCGCTCGCCGCGCAGCGGGTCGTCGCGGCCCCGGTGTTCGCGGCCGCGGCGATCCTCGCGGTCGTCTGGGACCCCCTTCCCGAGCGACTGCCGACGGTGCTCGGGACCGCCGCGCTCGCCGGGGCGGTCACCGCCGCCATCGGTCGTGCGCTCTCCGAACCGGACAGCCGTGCCGAGCAGGCCCTGCGGACCTGGCTGGTGGTCGGCGCGGCCTGGTTCGTGCTGGCCGGCGTCGCGGCGCTGACGAGCACGTCGCCGCAGACGGTGTGGGCGGTCCTGTTCCTGGTCGCCGTGCTGGGAGCGCGCTTCGTGCCGGAGGTCGCCGTCGACGTCCCGGACCAGTACCTCCTCGACCTCGAGCGCCTTGCCGTCACCGCGTGGTCCGCACGTGAGCGCCCGACCGGACGTCGCGGGCGGATCGTCGTACCGGAGCGGGCGGTGGGCGACGTCGCCAGCCGCGGCACCCGCACCGTGCGGGCGGCGACGACCGCGATCTTCGTGGTGGTGCTGCTGTCGGCCCCGCTGCTGCTGTGGACGGCCGATCTCCCGCTGGACCGCATCGGCGCCCGCTGCCTCGTCGGCTTCGGCGGTGCCGCCCTGTTGTTCGCCGCCCGCAGCTACCGCCATGCCCTGGCGCGCCGGCTGCTGCGGCTCTCCGGTGTCTACGCCCTGGCCCTCGTCTCCGCCGTGATGCTCGGCGTGCTGCCCGGCGGTCCCGGGTCCGGGAGCAGCCTCCCCGGGCTGGTGGCCTTCCTCGCCGTGGGCGTTGCCGCGCTGCTGGTGCTGGTCGCCGTGCTCGTCGGACGTGGGTGGCGGTCGGCGTGGTGGTCGCGACGGGCGGAGATCGCCGAGGCCGTCAGCGGTTCCTTCGCGGTCGGGTCCCTCGTCGTCGCGGTGGGCTTCTTCCGCTACCTGTGGGAACTCACGAGTTGATGTTTAGCCCCCGCCGGAGCACGGGTACCAAGCAGCGCATCGGCTCTTTGGCAGCACTCGGGAGCCAACAAAGGGAAAGTCAACCGAGGGGCGCGACCCGCCCCATCTGACCAAGGAGCATCAGAATGTCGAATGTCGAGTTCGGCCACGCAGAGGGCGCGCTCAAGCAGATCGCCGATCGCGTCGTTCAGGCCAAGCAGGAGTTCGGACAGCACTCCGCCACCATGGAGTCCCAGCTCGAGGGCATGCGGAGCGCCTGGGTGGGCTCGGGCGGTCTCTCCTTCCAGCAGCTGAAGGACGCCTGGATCGAGAAGCACAAGGTCGTCGTCACGGCGCTGGACAAGTTCCACGCCTCGCTGACCGAGACCGAGAAGGACAACACGGCCGTCGACGAGCAGGCGGGTGCGGGCATGAACACGCTGCTCAACCGCCTCGGCAGCCAGTGACCTCCCCCCACCCCCACGACGACTTCACGAACTGAGGAGACAAGATCATGAGCGCTGACTTCGGTGCACTCGACGGCCTGCGGGTTCGTCACGGCGAGCTCGACGCCGCCGCTGAGGCGATGTACAACACCGTCAAGAAGATGGACGACAGCCTGAACAGCCTGGAGAGCGATGTCGCTCCCAAGGTGGCGACCTGGTCCGGTGACCAGCAGGAGGCCTACAAGTCCGCGAAGGCCGCCTGGGACTGGGCGATGCAGGAGCTCAAGGACCTGCTCGACCGCAGCCACCAGACCGTCTACCAGTCGAACGCCGAGTACCTCGCCGCCGACAAGCGCGGCGCGAGCCGCTTCGACTTCTGATCGAGCCGGTCGGTTCGATTGCTGGTCAACGGAAGGGCCGACGCCACGCGTCGGCCCTTCCGCCATGTCCCGGCCCGTACGGGCCGCAACCGCCGTGCCACGATGGCACCTCGGTCTCTCGGGAAGGTGTGAGCAGATGACACAAGCTGGTCGGGCGCCGGGGGCGGTCGCCTCCGGACTGGTCCGGGTCACCGTCACCTCGGGCACCCGTCGGGTCGACCTCGTGCTCCCCGGCGCGGTCCCCGTCGCCGAGCTGCTGCCGGAGCTGGCGCGCAGCGTCGGCCTGCTCGACCCGGCCACCGTGCACGGTGGCTACCGGGTCGTCACCGCGGACGGGCGACGGCTGGTGCCCGACACCGGGCTCACCCTCCAGGGCGTCGAGGACGGTGGCCTCCTCACGGTCACGGCCGGCGTCGACGACCCGCCGCCGCGGGTCTACGACGACGTCGTGGAGGCGATGTCGGACGTCGTCGAGAACGACCTCAAGCCCTGGCAGGCGTCATCCGGGCGTCGTACCGCCCTGTTCGCGGCGGGGCTGTTCCTCGCCCTCGGCGCCGCCGCGCTCCTGGTGCAGCGCGGCTCCGACCTCGCCGCTGCCGCGACCGCCGTGGTCGCGCTGGCCCTCTGCGCCGGCGCCGTGGTGCTGTCCCGTGCCCAGCACGAGCCGGAGGCCGCGGTCGGCGTCGCCTGGCTCGGAGCCGGGTACGCCGCCGTCGCGGGCGTGATGTTCGCGCCGCAGGACACCGCGCTGCTGGGACAGCCCCTCGCCTTCGCCGGAGCGGGCGCGCTCGTCGCCGGCCTGGTCTGCGTGATCGGCCTGGGTGCCGGCCGAACCCTCGTCTTCCCGCCGGTCGTGATCGGTGCGCTGGGGCTCGCGATCGGTCTCTACCTCGACTCGCGCGACGGCGGCGGCTTCGGCGCGGCCGAGCTGCTGACGGTGGTGCTGTGCCTGGTCGTGCTCGCGGGCAGCGTTTTCCCGTGGCTCGCCCTGGGCGCGACCTCGACGCGGATCGACCAGATCTACTCGACCGCCGACCTCACGGCCGACCCGGACGACATCGAGCGCGACCAGGTCGCCGCCGATGCCCGGATCGCGCACGAGATCCTGCTCGCGATCACCGGCACGGTCGGCGTGCTCATCGTGCTGGTCGCGCCGCTGGCCGTCAGCCTGGGCGTGACCGGCACGTTGCTGGCCGTCGACGCCTGCCTGATCGTCATGCTCCGCACACGCCAGTACCGCACCGGCAGCGAGGTCCTGGTCGGCCTGACCGCCGGCATCGCCGGACTGGCCACCACCGCGCTGGCGGTCCTCGCCCTGCACGGCGACTGGCGCCCGACCCTCGCGGTCGTGCTGGCCGTCGCCGGCGCCGTGCTCCTCGCGGCGACCCTGACGCCGTCGGCGCCCTCCGTGCGCCGCGGCCGCCTGGGCGACGTCCTCGAGTCGACGGCGCTGATCGCCCTGCTCCCGCTGCTCGTCGTGGCCGTCGGCCTCTTCGAGACCGTGCACAAGGCGCTCGACTGATGGGGCTGCGCTGATGGCGACCAAGAAGGACCTCGTCGAGGCCTACTCGTTCAGCCGGCGCCGGTTGGTGACGGCCTTCGTCTCGGGCGCGCCCGGCGGCCGGGAGGTCGAGCCGGCGCGCCCCGGCCGGATGATCGTCGGCGGCGTCGCGCTGGCCATCCTGCTGATCGCAGGCGCTGCCGTGGCCGGCGCGCTCACGAAGCGCCCGACCGTCGACTGGGACAGCCCGGGCCTGGTCACCGACGACCACGGCGCGCTCTACGTCATCCTCGACGAGGAGCAGTCGCAGGGCCAGGAGCAGCTGCGGCCGGTGATCAACGTGACCTCCGCGCAGCTCATCCTCGGTGCCGACGTGAAGACCAAGAGCGTGCCGGACGACGTCCTCGCCGAGCGCAAGAAGGGCCCGTCGATCGGCATCCTCGACGCACCGCCGACCGTTCCCGGCGCGGGCAACCTCCTCAACAGCGGCTGGGTGTCGTGCACCGCGACCGGCAAGGGCGTGCAGACCGAGGTCCGCCCCGGTCGGTCGGTCCAGGAGACCCCCGAGCTCGGCTTCGTGGTCCGTGGCGAGCCGAGCGGCAAGCGCTACCTGATCGCCCAGGCCGAGGTGCCGGGCCACCCGGTGCGCGCCTACAGCTACGCCGCGCCCGCCAACCCCGACGGCCTGTACGCCGACCTCAAGGTCGAGGCCAGCGACGAGATCGTCGTGCCCGACGCCTGGCTGGGGCTCTTCCCGACCGGCGGCGCGCTGACCGAGGCCGGCCTGGGATTCGACGACTGGGGCCAGCGGGTCCCCCTGCCCGGCTACACGACGGCGCGGGTCGGCGACTACTACGAGCGCAGCGGCCAGTTCTACGCCGTCACGAAGAAGGGATTCGTGCAGCTGAGCGAGTTCGCGTTCGCGGTGCTGCGCAGCACCCCGATCGGTGACGACATGCCGCGACCGATCAAGCAGGTCGGCGAGGGTGGCGCGTTCAAGGTCGTCGCCGCTCCCTACGACGCGTCGTCGTGGCCCGAGGACGCCATCGCCGGGGGTTCCGCCCGCCGCACCGACACTGTCTGCGGCGTGCTGAAGACCGGCGAGGACGAGGAGCCGGCCGTGCTCCTCGCCACCTTCCCGTCGGGCTCGGCGATGATCGGCGACGTCAGCGCCGGCCAGAGCAATGTCAGCGTCGAGGCCGGGTACGGCGCCGTGGTGCGCTCGGCCGACTGGGACACCTCGAGTGGTGGCACCGTCCACCTGGTCGACGACGGCGGTCGCAGCTACTCCATCGCCGGCATGACCGAGGTCGACAACCTCGGCTACGGACGCGTCCCGGAGGTCGTCGTACCGTCCACCTGGCTGCAGCTGTTCACGCCGGGCCCGGACCTGTCGCTCCTCGACGCGCTCTGCCCGCCCCGGACGCCCTCCGAGGACGTCGGCGACTCGGTCGGTCCGGCGTGCGCGTGAGCGGCCGGGCCGGCGCGCGGCTGGCGGTGCTCGCCGTGGCCGCGCTGGCGGTGCCGCTCGCGCCCGGAGCGCCGGCGTCGGCCGTGCCGGCCGCTGCCGCGGCCCTCGCCGAGGGACCGGACTGCCTGGCCACCGGCGAGGACGCCGACCGCAAGGTCAAGGGCGTCAACGAGGCCAGCGAGGCGCTGCAGGTGCCGGAGGCGAGCGCCATCGCCGCCCGTGCGGACCGCCGTCCCGGACAGGGCGTGCGGGTCGTGGTGGTCGACACCGAGATCCCGGGTGGGGCTGCCCTGGGGGCGCGTCCGGACCTCGCCAGCGCCCACGGGCTGACCGCCGCGGGGATCGTCGGTGGGCAGCCCCAGACCGACCCGTCGGTCGATGCCGGCATCGCGCCCGCCGCCGACGTCGTCCCGGCGAAGTTCTACGACGTGCCGCGCGGCCAGGAGAGCGACGGCGAGAGCACGCCCTCGTCGGGTGCCCTGGCGAGGGCGCTCGACGAGGTCGACGTCCGGGGGCGCACCATCGTGCTCGTCCCTGCCGTCGTGGCCGGCTCGGACGACCTGCAGGACGCCCTCGCCCGCCTGCACCGCGCGGGCGCGCTGGTGATCGCCCCGGCGGGCGACGTACCGGCGGAGGGAGCGGGCTTCCTCGAGGAGTACGCCGAGGTGAAGCCCGGTCAGGACGCCGCGGCCGACGTCTGGCCGGCCGCCGACCCCGACGTCGTCGCCGTCGGGATCTCCTCGCCCGAGTGGCAGGCCCGGGCGCTGCGCAACTCGGCCGTGGACCTCGCGGCCCCCGGCGCGGGATCCGTGTCGATCGGCGTCCAGGGCGGCTGGTGCGTCGTCACGGAGGGATCGACGGAGTGGGCAGCGGCCCAGGTCGCCGGCGTGGCCGCGCTGGTCTGGTCGGTCCACGACGACGACACCGCCGACGAGCTGCGCAAGCGGCTGGAGGCCACCGCCAGCGGCAACGGCCAGGCCAGCCCGCTCACCGGCTTCGGCGTGGTCCAGCCGGTCGAGGCGCTGCAGCGTCCGGTCGAGAGCATGGCGGGCCAGGCCCGCCGCAACGAGGTCGTGCCACGCGGGACGGTGCCGGCGGAGCGTGCCGACCTGCTCGCGGGCACGCGGCGCGACGCGGTCTGGTGGGGTCTCGGCGGGGGAGGCGCGCTGGTCGTGCTGCTGGTCCTGCGGCCGGTCCTGGCGCGACGGCGCGGGCGTTCCTCCACCTGACGACATCGCCCTCGCCGGGCTCAGGCCCCGGTGGCGGCGTGGGTCAACGGGCCGCTGCGCACGCCGAAGCGGGTGGCGATCGTGTCGAGCGTGCGCTGGTCGTGGCGTCGCTTGCGGTGATGGGTGGCAAGGAAGCGGGCCACGCCGGCGACCTGGCGCGGGACGGGGTACCACAGGTTGAAGTCCAGCCCGCACTGCATGATGACCCGCTTCGGCAAGGTGTCGACCAGCAGGCTCAGGTTGTGCATCGTGAGGACCATGGAGGCGTAGATGACCACCGACGGCGCCTCCCGCTGCAGCTGGGCGAGGTCCAGCTCGTAGAGCGGGAGGTCGTGGAGCCGGCCATGGAACATCAGGTGGGTCATGTAGTAGCCGGCGAAGGCGGTGAAGCCGCCGAACGTGCTCGAGCGCATCTGGATGGACAGCACGTTCCCCGTGGCCGAGGTGTACGGCTCGTAGGGATGGACCTCGCGCAGGAGGGAGCCGGTGCAGTTGAGGATCCAGCTGCCGGGCGCCGTCTGCCGGGAGCGGCCGTCACGGTCCACGACGTCCACGTCGCCGTCGTCGCGGTCGACGGCGTCGGCGAAGTAGGTGCGTTCGGCGGTGCGGAGCCCGTCGGTGATGACCCGGTTCTCCGCCTCGGACAGGTAGGCGCTGAGGTAGTTGACGGCATCGGCGACGGGACCAGTGCCGTACGTCGACCGGAACCAGTCGCTCACCGCGACCTCGTTGGTGCCGTCGTAGCGGTCGCTGACCTGGCGGACCATGGTGTTGATCGGTGTGCCGCCCCACCAGCGTCGGGCGCCGGTGGGGAAGAAGGTGTCGCGCCGCGCGAAGATCGTGCCGGGGCCGGCCAACAGGTGGACCTCGCGACCGGGGGCCTCCGTGAGGATGCGGTGGGCCGCGTCCATCGCGGTCTTCCCCCCGCCCACGATCCACACCGGCTCGTCACCCCTCCGGACGGCGTCCAGGTCGAGGGTCTCCGGCGTGATGCTCCGGACCCGGGAGCTGGTGGTCGACAGGGGAGGATTCGGCTGCACCTGATGGCCGAAGGCCTTGACCAGGCGGCGGGTGATGACCGTGTGCTCCGTGCTGTCCGGCCCCTGCAGCCTCACCTCGACGAGGCCGTCGGCCTCCGTGTGGCCGGTGTAGGCCCAGCCGAACCGCTCGTCGAGGGTGAGCTTCCGCCCCGCGACGTCGAGGCAGTGGCGCAGGTGGTCGAGGACCTCCGTGCGCGATGCCAGGTGGCTCGGTGGCGCATCGAGCTGCCACTTGATGTTGCCTGCCGTGAAGATCGGGTGCGGCTGGTGGAGCCGGACGTAGTCGTAGGTGTCGACCCACATCCCGCCGGGACGCGGGCGGACGTCGACGACGACTGCCGGGGCGTTGCGGGGCAGGTGGCCGGCCGCGACGACGAGCGCGTTCAGGCCACTGATCCCCGCGCCGACGACGCAGACCTCGTGGATGGTCGGGTCGGCCACGGCGGCTCCTCGGGTCGGGCGCCGCCCCGAGCTCGCCGCGTCGTGAGCCTAGGAATCCGGCCGCGACCTGTCCACTGTCGCTTTCGGCGTCAGCTGTAGACGGCGTCCCCGACCTTGGGGGCCGGTACGGCGCCGGCGGCCTGCCGCTCGCGGGCGTAGGCGATGAACCCGTCGATGTCCTCGCTGGCGAGCAGCGGGACGGCGGCCCGGACCTCGTCCTCGGGCCAGTCCCACCAGGCGATCTCGAGCAGCGCCTCGATCTGCTCCGGCGAGAAGCGGTAGCGGATGACCTTGGCGGGGACCCCGCCGACGACGGCGTAGTCCGGGACGTCCTTGGTGATGACGGCGCCCGAGCCGATGCAGGCACCGTGGCCGATGCGGACGCCGCCGTGGACGATCACGCCGTGGTTGAGGTAGACGTCGGACCCGATGAAGCTGTCGGCCGTCTTGCGGGGGAAGCCGTCCTGGCCCGCGCCCTCCATGCCGAACAGGA
Above is a genomic segment from Nocardioides aromaticivorans containing:
- a CDS encoding WXG100 family type VII secretion target, with the translated sequence MSNVEFGHAEGALKQIADRVVQAKQEFGQHSATMESQLEGMRSAWVGSGGLSFQQLKDAWIEKHKVVVTALDKFHASLTETEKDNTAVDEQAGAGMNTLLNRLGSQ
- a CDS encoding WXG100 family type VII secretion target; this translates as MSADFGALDGLRVRHGELDAAAEAMYNTVKKMDDSLNSLESDVAPKVATWSGDQQEAYKSAKAAWDWAMQELKDLLDRSHQTVYQSNAEYLAADKRGASRFDF
- the eccD gene encoding type VII secretion integral membrane protein EccD, with amino-acid sequence MTQAGRAPGAVASGLVRVTVTSGTRRVDLVLPGAVPVAELLPELARSVGLLDPATVHGGYRVVTADGRRLVPDTGLTLQGVEDGGLLTVTAGVDDPPPRVYDDVVEAMSDVVENDLKPWQASSGRRTALFAAGLFLALGAAALLVQRGSDLAAAATAVVALALCAGAVVLSRAQHEPEAAVGVAWLGAGYAAVAGVMFAPQDTALLGQPLAFAGAGALVAGLVCVIGLGAGRTLVFPPVVIGALGLAIGLYLDSRDGGGFGAAELLTVVLCLVVLAGSVFPWLALGATSTRIDQIYSTADLTADPDDIERDQVAADARIAHEILLAITGTVGVLIVLVAPLAVSLGVTGTLLAVDACLIVMLRTRQYRTGSEVLVGLTAGIAGLATTALAVLALHGDWRPTLAVVLAVAGAVLLAATLTPSAPSVRRGRLGDVLESTALIALLPLLVVAVGLFETVHKALD
- the eccB gene encoding type VII secretion protein EccB encodes the protein MATKKDLVEAYSFSRRRLVTAFVSGAPGGREVEPARPGRMIVGGVALAILLIAGAAVAGALTKRPTVDWDSPGLVTDDHGALYVILDEEQSQGQEQLRPVINVTSAQLILGADVKTKSVPDDVLAERKKGPSIGILDAPPTVPGAGNLLNSGWVSCTATGKGVQTEVRPGRSVQETPELGFVVRGEPSGKRYLIAQAEVPGHPVRAYSYAAPANPDGLYADLKVEASDEIVVPDAWLGLFPTGGALTEAGLGFDDWGQRVPLPGYTTARVGDYYERSGQFYAVTKKGFVQLSEFAFAVLRSTPIGDDMPRPIKQVGEGGAFKVVAAPYDASSWPEDAIAGGSARRTDTVCGVLKTGEDEEPAVLLATFPSGSAMIGDVSAGQSNVSVEAGYGAVVRSADWDTSSGGTVHLVDDGGRSYSIAGMTEVDNLGYGRVPEVVVPSTWLQLFTPGPDLSLLDALCPPRTPSEDVGDSVGPACA
- a CDS encoding S8 family serine peptidase, producing MSGRAGARLAVLAVAALAVPLAPGAPASAVPAAAAALAEGPDCLATGEDADRKVKGVNEASEALQVPEASAIAARADRRPGQGVRVVVVDTEIPGGAALGARPDLASAHGLTAAGIVGGQPQTDPSVDAGIAPAADVVPAKFYDVPRGQESDGESTPSSGALARALDEVDVRGRTIVLVPAVVAGSDDLQDALARLHRAGALVIAPAGDVPAEGAGFLEEYAEVKPGQDAAADVWPAADPDVVAVGISSPEWQARALRNSAVDLAAPGAGSVSIGVQGGWCVVTEGSTEWAAAQVAGVAALVWSVHDDDTADELRKRLEATASGNGQASPLTGFGVVQPVEALQRPVESMAGQARRNEVVPRGTVPAERADLLAGTRRDAVWWGLGGGGALVVLLVLRPVLARRRGRSST
- a CDS encoding potassium transporter encodes the protein MADPTIHEVCVVGAGISGLNALVVAAGHLPRNAPAVVVDVRPRPGGMWVDTYDYVRLHQPHPIFTAGNIKWQLDAPPSHLASRTEVLDHLRHCLDVAGRKLTLDERFGWAYTGHTEADGLVEVRLQGPDSTEHTVITRRLVKAFGHQVQPNPPLSTTSSRVRSITPETLDLDAVRRGDEPVWIVGGGKTAMDAAHRILTEAPGREVHLLAGPGTIFARRDTFFPTGARRWWGGTPINTMVRQVSDRYDGTNEVAVSDWFRSTYGTGPVADAVNYLSAYLSEAENRVITDGLRTAERTYFADAVDRDDGDVDVVDRDGRSRQTAPGSWILNCTGSLLREVHPYEPYTSATGNVLSIQMRSSTFGGFTAFAGYYMTHLMFHGRLHDLPLYELDLAQLQREAPSVVIYASMVLTMHNLSLLVDTLPKRVIMQCGLDFNLWYPVPRQVAGVARFLATHHRKRRHDQRTLDTIATRFGVRSGPLTHAATGA
- a CDS encoding CatB-related O-acetyltransferase — encoded protein: MQSSKLRILVLWLKHLIRRAMWAIEGENHARLRAGEKQGRVTMGPHSRLNGIPMIRLLPHDDTRLTIGDYSSIAEDAYVIVGGGHPITTVTTYPHRILFGMEGAGQDGFPRKTADSFIGSDVYLNHGVIVHGGVRIGHGACIGSGAVITKDVPDYAVVGGVPAKVIRYRFSPEQIEALLEIAWWDWPEDEVRAAVPLLASEDIDGFIAYARERQAAGAVPAPKVGDAVYS